The following are from one region of the uncultured Hyphomonas sp. genome:
- a CDS encoding DJ-1/PfpI family protein produces the protein MSQTFSTVFAVYDNMTHLDFTGPHQVLCRLPGAQTVIASRDGGDVLAEGNLVIGRTSKLSEIEQCDLLCVPGGLTATQVALDEDFVGEVRRLGQGATYVTSVCTGSLILGAAGLLQGKRAACHWAWRELLPEFGAIIDEGRVVRDGNTFTGGGVTAGIDFALTMVAEIAGEDYAKALTLGYEYAPAPPFPGGRPELAEAATISAYNARMSKLMDARRAEAHEAGERMRAQAGDP, from the coding sequence GTCTACGATAACATGACTCATCTGGACTTTACCGGACCACACCAGGTCTTGTGCCGACTACCCGGTGCGCAGACCGTGATCGCGAGCCGGGACGGCGGTGACGTTCTTGCGGAAGGCAATCTCGTCATCGGACGTACGTCGAAACTCTCCGAAATCGAGCAATGCGACCTCCTCTGCGTGCCGGGTGGCTTAACCGCCACGCAAGTCGCCCTGGACGAAGACTTCGTCGGAGAGGTCCGCCGACTCGGGCAGGGGGCGACCTATGTCACATCGGTTTGCACCGGCTCGCTTATCCTTGGCGCGGCCGGACTGCTTCAGGGGAAGCGGGCGGCATGCCACTGGGCTTGGCGGGAGCTGCTGCCCGAGTTCGGCGCCATCATCGATGAGGGCCGCGTTGTACGCGATGGAAATACTTTCACAGGCGGCGGGGTTACCGCCGGGATCGATTTCGCCCTGACGATGGTGGCTGAGATTGCCGGAGAGGATTACGCCAAGGCCCTGACGCTCGGCTATGAGTACGCGCCAGCCCCGCCATTCCCCGGAGGGCGCCCGGAGCTGGCTGAGGCGGCAACGATTTCAGCCTACAATGCCCGCATGTCCAAGCTGATGGACGCCCGCCGCGCCGAAGCGCATGAGGCGGGCGAGCGGATGCGCGCTCAGGCCGGCGACCCGTAG
- the rimO gene encoding 30S ribosomal protein S12 methylthiotransferase RimO: protein MDTTTRTAPIRPAQPKVGIVSLGCPKALVDSERIITRLRAEGYQIAPDYSGADLVLVNTCGFLDSARDESLEAIGEAIEANGKVIVTGCLGAEPDVIEKAHPKVLAVTGPHQYEAVMDAVHTHLTPPHNPHMDLVPESGLRLTPRHYAYLKISEGCNNRCSFCIIPKLRGDLASRPIHHVLTEAEQLVKAGVKELLVISQDTSAYGLDVRYKPETWHGTEYETRFLDLAKGLGSLGIWTRMHYVYPYPHVDAVIPMMAEGLITPYLDIPFQHASANVLKAMKRPAKQDRVLERIQQWRRDVPDLAIRSTFIVGFPGETEEDFEILLDFIREAKIDRAGCFQYENVAHADSRTLPGHVPDAVKEERWHRFMQVQAEVSAARAEAQVGTVQDVIVDGADEEPGTMIARTKADAPEVDAVVYLENASHLKPGDIVSAKITGADDYDLYGSPA, encoded by the coding sequence ATGGACACGACCACCCGCACCGCTCCGATCCGCCCGGCTCAGCCGAAAGTGGGCATCGTTTCACTCGGTTGCCCGAAAGCCCTTGTGGATTCGGAACGCATCATCACGCGTCTGCGCGCCGAGGGATACCAGATCGCGCCGGATTATTCCGGCGCAGACCTCGTCCTTGTGAATACCTGCGGCTTTCTCGACAGCGCACGGGACGAAAGCCTTGAGGCGATCGGTGAGGCCATCGAGGCAAACGGCAAGGTGATTGTAACGGGGTGTCTGGGCGCCGAACCGGACGTCATCGAAAAGGCGCACCCGAAAGTGCTGGCGGTCACCGGGCCGCATCAGTACGAGGCCGTGATGGACGCGGTGCACACGCACCTGACCCCGCCGCACAATCCGCATATGGACCTTGTGCCGGAGTCTGGCCTCCGACTGACGCCGCGGCACTACGCTTATCTGAAGATTTCGGAAGGCTGTAACAATCGCTGCAGCTTCTGCATTATCCCGAAGCTTCGGGGCGATCTCGCATCACGGCCGATCCACCATGTGCTGACAGAAGCCGAACAGCTGGTGAAAGCCGGCGTGAAGGAGCTTCTGGTCATCAGTCAGGACACATCAGCCTATGGCCTCGATGTGCGCTACAAGCCGGAAACCTGGCACGGCACCGAATACGAAACCCGCTTCCTTGATCTCGCAAAAGGGCTTGGCAGCCTCGGCATCTGGACCCGGATGCACTATGTCTATCCATACCCGCACGTGGACGCCGTTATCCCGATGATGGCCGAAGGGCTGATCACGCCGTATCTCGACATCCCGTTCCAGCACGCCTCCGCCAACGTACTGAAAGCGATGAAGCGCCCGGCAAAACAGGATCGGGTATTGGAGCGTATTCAGCAATGGCGCCGGGACGTGCCGGACCTGGCCATCCGCTCCACCTTTATTGTCGGGTTCCCGGGTGAAACAGAAGAGGATTTCGAAATCCTGCTGGACTTCATCCGCGAAGCGAAAATCGATCGCGCCGGCTGTTTCCAATATGAGAACGTCGCGCACGCCGACAGCCGCACCCTGCCCGGCCATGTGCCGGACGCCGTGAAGGAAGAACGCTGGCACCGGTTCATGCAGGTCCAGGCGGAAGTCTCAGCTGCCCGCGCCGAGGCGCAGGTTGGCACGGTTCAGGATGTGATTGTTGACGGCGCCGATGAAGAGCCCGGCACGATGATCGCCCGCACAAAAGCAGATGCGCCAGAGGTCGACGCTGTCGTATATCTGGAGAATGCGAGCCACCTGAAACCGGGAGACATTGTTTCGGCAAAGATTACCGGCGCAGACGATTACGACCTCTACGGGTCGCCGGCCTGA
- a CDS encoding M20/M25/M40 family metallo-hydrolase, translated as MKKQIWTVAAGLMAFLVLGLFWYLNTPHGPVQESIPLPEAEYVEPGELLHLTEVLSNDALQGRAIGTPGNEAARGFLRKRFETLRLKKIGDSYEHPFSVLPTAGDEDAKPVHGTNLIGVIEGETPGEGKMLAITAHFDHLGIIDGEIYNGADDNASGSAALIAVATWFTHHQPKHDILFALVDGEEEGILGARSLVRSGEIDLGRIALDLNFDMVSRSDVNELYVSGTYHYPGLVPFVDELATKAPVKLLMGHDRPEQGNDDWTMMSDQAAFFAAGIPFLYFGVEDYPDYHKPTDDYDKIPVEFFVHAADTLVMAAIAADQQLDGLNLQPLATPADND; from the coding sequence ATGAAAAAGCAAATCTGGACTGTCGCAGCAGGCCTGATGGCATTTCTGGTGCTGGGCCTGTTCTGGTATCTGAATACGCCTCACGGCCCCGTCCAGGAGAGCATCCCGCTGCCAGAGGCAGAGTATGTCGAGCCGGGAGAGCTGCTGCACCTGACCGAAGTCCTCTCAAATGACGCGCTGCAAGGGCGGGCGATCGGGACACCGGGCAATGAAGCCGCGCGGGGGTTCCTGCGAAAACGGTTTGAAACACTGCGCCTGAAAAAGATCGGGGACTCCTACGAGCACCCGTTCTCCGTTCTGCCAACGGCCGGTGATGAAGATGCCAAACCTGTTCACGGGACAAACCTGATCGGCGTGATCGAGGGAGAGACACCTGGCGAAGGCAAGATGCTGGCGATTACGGCCCATTTCGACCATCTCGGCATTATCGATGGTGAAATCTACAATGGCGCGGATGACAATGCGTCCGGGTCTGCCGCCCTCATAGCTGTTGCAACCTGGTTCACGCACCACCAGCCAAAGCACGATATCCTGTTCGCACTTGTCGATGGGGAGGAAGAGGGCATTCTGGGTGCGCGCAGCCTGGTCCGGTCTGGCGAAATCGACCTGGGCCGCATAGCACTCGATCTGAACTTCGACATGGTCAGCCGCTCGGATGTGAACGAGCTTTATGTTTCCGGCACCTATCACTATCCGGGACTTGTCCCGTTCGTTGATGAGCTAGCCACCAAAGCGCCGGTAAAACTGCTCATGGGACATGACCGGCCAGAGCAGGGGAATGACGACTGGACCATGATGTCGGACCAGGCCGCCTTCTTTGCAGCCGGGATTCCATTTCTCTATTTCGGCGTTGAAGACTACCCGGATTATCACAAGCCGACCGACGACTATGATAAAATACCGGTAGAGTTTTTTGTCCACGCTGCAGACACGCTGGTAATGGCCGCCATCGCAGCGGACCAGCAGCTTGATGGGCTCAATCTGCAGCCTTTAGCGACACCTGCGGATAATGACTAA
- a CDS encoding M2 family metallopeptidase, translated as MSKLPLTASVIALCAALGACSHESTTPASDVLTAPVAETPAVDPNAAQIAEATAFVARAESELAAMSKEVNQAYWSQETNITDETSAIAAEAGARWTKLAVSLANESKKYDVGIMPYDVARKINILRSSITIPAPSRDGAAEELSEITTGLTSTYGKGKFEYKGEMIDLDQASTIIETSRDPEELEAVWEGWRTISPPMKDDYARMVELANEGAQELGYPTLDQMWLSNYDMPPEEMEAEVERLWGQVKPLYEELHCYTRSKLNAEYGDDIQPKTGPIRADLLGNMWAQQWSSIYDIVKPETAPVSYDLTTRLQERGYTPVKMVQTGEAFFTSLGFDPLPETFWERSMITRPEGKEVVCHASAWDLDDEDDVRIKMCTEVNSEDFYTVHHELGHNFYQRAYRDQPYLYKNGANDGFHEAIGDFVGLSITPEYLEQIGLISEDEKPGPDADTALLMQTALDKIAFLPFALTVDGWRWDVLNGTTPPEDYNKAWWDLRLKNQGIVPPVPRPADAFDPGAKYHIPGNTPYLRYFLSFVLQFQFHKAACEQAGWEGPLHRCSIYDNKEVGKRFNEMLEAGMSRPWPETLEKFTGSREIDASAMVEYFEPLTEYLKEQNEGQSCGWD; from the coding sequence ATGTCGAAACTGCCCCTTACCGCCAGTGTCATCGCGCTCTGCGCCGCGCTGGGCGCCTGCAGCCACGAATCCACCACCCCCGCGTCAGACGTTCTGACCGCCCCCGTGGCGGAAACGCCGGCCGTGGATCCGAATGCCGCGCAGATCGCAGAAGCAACCGCCTTTGTTGCGCGGGCGGAAAGCGAACTCGCCGCCATGAGCAAGGAGGTCAATCAGGCCTACTGGAGCCAGGAAACCAATATTACCGACGAAACCAGTGCCATTGCCGCAGAGGCTGGTGCGCGGTGGACCAAGCTCGCGGTTTCGCTCGCCAATGAGTCCAAGAAATACGATGTCGGGATCATGCCCTACGATGTCGCGCGCAAGATCAATATCCTGCGCAGCTCCATCACAATCCCGGCCCCGTCCCGCGACGGCGCGGCCGAAGAGCTGTCCGAGATCACGACCGGGCTCACGTCGACCTACGGTAAGGGCAAATTTGAATACAAAGGTGAAATGATCGATCTCGATCAGGCCTCGACGATCATCGAAACCTCCCGTGATCCGGAAGAACTGGAGGCGGTCTGGGAAGGCTGGCGCACGATTTCGCCGCCGATGAAGGACGATTATGCCCGCATGGTCGAACTTGCGAACGAGGGGGCCCAGGAACTCGGCTATCCGACGCTGGATCAGATGTGGCTGTCGAACTACGACATGCCGCCCGAAGAGATGGAGGCCGAAGTCGAGCGCCTTTGGGGCCAGGTGAAGCCACTCTATGAGGAGCTGCATTGCTACACGCGCTCCAAGCTGAACGCGGAATACGGAGACGACATCCAGCCGAAGACCGGACCGATCCGGGCAGACCTTCTGGGCAATATGTGGGCCCAGCAATGGTCGTCCATCTATGACATCGTGAAGCCTGAAACCGCTCCCGTCAGCTATGATCTTACGACGCGGCTGCAGGAGCGCGGCTATACACCGGTCAAGATGGTGCAGACCGGCGAAGCTTTCTTCACCTCACTGGGATTTGACCCGCTACCGGAGACGTTCTGGGAACGCTCCATGATCACCAGGCCTGAAGGCAAGGAAGTGGTCTGTCATGCGTCCGCGTGGGATCTCGATGACGAGGACGATGTGCGTATCAAGATGTGCACAGAAGTGAACTCGGAAGACTTCTACACGGTGCACCATGAGCTGGGGCACAACTTCTACCAGCGAGCCTACAGGGATCAGCCTTATCTTTACAAGAATGGCGCAAATGACGGCTTCCACGAAGCCATCGGCGACTTTGTCGGCCTGTCGATTACGCCGGAATACCTGGAGCAGATCGGCCTTATCTCCGAAGACGAGAAGCCGGGCCCCGATGCCGACACGGCCCTGCTGATGCAGACCGCGCTCGACAAGATCGCCTTCCTGCCCTTCGCCCTGACGGTCGATGGCTGGCGCTGGGACGTGCTGAACGGCACGACACCGCCGGAAGACTACAACAAAGCCTGGTGGGACCTGCGCCTGAAAAACCAGGGCATCGTGCCGCCCGTTCCGCGGCCGGCAGATGCGTTCGATCCCGGTGCCAAATATCACATCCCGGGAAATACGCCTTACCTGCGCTATTTCCTGTCGTTCGTGCTGCAATTCCAGTTCCACAAGGCCGCCTGTGAACAGGCAGGTTGGGAAGGTCCGCTGCACCGTTGTTCCATTTATGACAACAAGGAAGTCGGCAAGCGTTTCAACGAGATGCTGGAAGCGGGCATGTCCCGCCCATGGCCGGAAACACTGGAGAAATTCACCGGCTCCCGCGAAATCGATGCGAGTGCCATGGTCGAATACTTCGAGCCGCTGACCGAGTATCTGAAAGAACAGAATGAGGGCCAGTCCTGCGGTTGGGACTAG
- the grxD gene encoding Grx4 family monothiol glutaredoxin yields MTDQATLDAIKTAVEANDIVLFMKGTPTFPQCGFSSVVVQVLDYLGAEYVATNVLENQAVREGIKTYSDWPTIPQLYVKGEFVGGSDIIKEMFESGELRDFLKEKGIELEDA; encoded by the coding sequence ATGACCGACCAAGCCACGCTCGACGCCATCAAAACGGCCGTAGAGGCCAATGACATTGTCCTATTCATGAAGGGCACGCCGACATTCCCGCAGTGCGGCTTCTCCTCTGTCGTGGTGCAGGTACTCGATTATCTGGGTGCCGAATACGTCGCCACGAACGTGTTGGAAAACCAGGCCGTCCGCGAAGGCATCAAGACCTATTCAGACTGGCCGACCATTCCGCAGCTGTATGTGAAGGGTGAATTCGTTGGCGGCAGCGACATCATCAAGGAAATGTTCGAGAGTGGCGAACTGCGTGATTTCCTGAAGGAAAAGGGCATTGAGCTGGAAGACGCCTGA
- a CDS encoding BolA family transcriptional regulator, whose product MSRETLMEHLTEAFPEAEIVLTDLAGDNDHWQAEIVSPQFSGLPRVKQHQLVYAALKGKMGGELHALALKTRAP is encoded by the coding sequence ATGTCGCGCGAAACTCTGATGGAGCACCTGACCGAAGCCTTCCCTGAAGCGGAGATCGTTCTGACCGACCTCGCCGGCGACAATGACCATTGGCAAGCTGAAATCGTGAGCCCACAATTTTCCGGCCTGCCGCGTGTGAAACAGCACCAACTGGTCTACGCGGCGCTTAAAGGAAAGATGGGCGGAGAGCTGCATGCTCTTGCCCTGAAAACCCGCGCGCCGTGA